A single region of the Sphingobium sp. EP60837 genome encodes:
- a CDS encoding CvpA family protein has translation MNAVDILVLLAIGGCAVLGLLRGFVLETLSLIAWVLGIFAIRLFHSSATELLTPLVGTTSGAAILAFILVFGITFGAGKLLAHAIGRRTRQSILGPVDRVLGAGFGAVKGLIGATLVFLAFSLVYDTFYGSTARRPDWLSDARTYPLLNASGQAISEFVAERRARKSAD, from the coding sequence ATGAACGCCGTCGATATCCTCGTCCTCCTCGCCATCGGCGGATGCGCCGTCTTGGGTTTGCTACGTGGTTTCGTTCTCGAAACATTGTCGCTGATCGCCTGGGTGCTCGGCATCTTCGCCATCCGCCTCTTCCACAGTTCTGCGACCGAACTGCTCACTCCCCTTGTAGGAACCACCAGTGGCGCTGCAATTCTTGCATTCATTCTGGTATTCGGCATTACCTTCGGCGCCGGTAAGCTTCTCGCCCACGCCATCGGCCGCCGCACCCGGCAGTCGATCCTCGGCCCTGTCGATCGCGTCTTGGGCGCAGGTTTCGGAGCGGTCAAAGGACTGATTGGCGCAACGCTCGTCTTCCTCGCCTTCAGTCTGGTGTACGACACCTTCTACGGCAGTACCGCTCGTCGTCCCGACTGGTTGTCCGATGCACGCACCTATCCCCTGCTCAACGCCAGCGGTCAGGCGATCAGCGAATTCGTCGCCGAGCGCCGCGCCAGGAAGTCAGCGGACTGA
- a CDS encoding NAD-dependent epimerase/dehydratase family protein, with protein sequence MKLRIAMTGATGFVGAETLNQALQAGLHVTAITRKAQPPRARLKWVHGSLEDRPALNTLVRDADVVIHIAGVVNAADRDGFEAGNARGTMAVIDAMRQRGVRRLIHVSSLAAREPKLSDYGWSKGLAERHVKASGLDWTIVRPPAIYGPGDREMLELFRMAKRGVMLLPPGGRLSLIEVSDLARLLLVLAGEKEISLAHCYEADDGTPGGWDHLDFGQAIGRAVGRPVRTFATPNWALGLGARLDRILRGKGAKLTQDRVSYFCHPDWVVTKRKQPPKKLWTPMVTTEEGLKATADAYRAKGWL encoded by the coding sequence ATGAAACTGCGTATTGCAATGACCGGCGCGACGGGTTTCGTCGGTGCCGAAACACTTAATCAAGCCTTGCAAGCCGGGCTCCATGTGACGGCGATCACACGCAAGGCGCAGCCGCCCCGCGCGCGACTGAAATGGGTGCATGGCTCGTTAGAGGATCGCCCAGCGCTAAACACGCTTGTGCGCGACGCAGATGTGGTGATCCATATTGCAGGGGTCGTCAACGCCGCTGATCGCGATGGCTTCGAGGCAGGCAACGCTCGGGGCACCATGGCCGTGATTGACGCCATGCGGCAACGGGGGGTGCGGCGGCTGATTCATGTATCGTCACTTGCGGCGCGAGAACCCAAGCTGTCCGACTATGGCTGGTCAAAGGGCTTGGCTGAGCGGCATGTGAAGGCGAGCGGCCTAGATTGGACGATAGTGCGGCCGCCAGCAATCTATGGGCCAGGCGACCGGGAGATGCTGGAGCTGTTTCGCATGGCTAAGCGCGGCGTCATGCTGCTGCCGCCCGGTGGCCGTCTGTCGCTGATCGAGGTCAGCGATCTGGCGCGGCTGCTGCTGGTGCTTGCCGGAGAGAAAGAAATCAGCCTCGCCCATTGCTACGAAGCCGATGACGGCACCCCGGGCGGCTGGGATCATCTGGATTTTGGCCAGGCGATAGGCCGAGCGGTGGGGCGGCCAGTCCGGACCTTTGCGACGCCGAACTGGGCGCTGGGTCTGGGGGCCCGGCTGGACCGGATACTGCGCGGCAAGGGGGCGAAACTGACACAGGATCGGGTTAGCTATTTCTGCCATCCGGATTGGGTGGTGACGAAGCGCAAGCAACCACCCAAAAAGCTATGGACCCCCATGGTGACCACGGAGGAAGGGCTTAAGGCGACGGCTGACGCTTACCGGGCCAAAGGATGGCTGTAG
- the proB gene encoding glutamate 5-kinase: MTSPLSGFPPSQIRRLVIKIGSALLVDPAGEVREAWLRTLVEDIVARKAAGQQIIIVSSGAIALGARRLKLPKGGRGSLEDAQAAAATGQIALSQCWARLLQDKGMTAAQILVTLDDLEHRRRYLNASATLERLMALDVVPVVNENDSVATAEIRFGDNDRLAARIGQAARADAVVLLSDVDGLYTANPHVDASAMLIQTIERIDARIAGMADGGSASGMGSGGMTSKIEAARIATGAGAHLAIISGKVDSPLSHWSNGGRGSIFLAAPAKRARKGWLAGRLMVRGRIIIDSGAEKALGRGNSLLPAGVARVEGAFARGDVVDIIGPEGQVIARGLSEYDSEEAARIAGKRSEDIAALLGHLPRSVLVHRDHLAMV; the protein is encoded by the coding sequence GTGACATCCCCTCTTTCCGGCTTTCCGCCTTCCCAGATTCGGCGTTTGGTCATCAAGATCGGGTCCGCCTTGCTGGTCGATCCGGCTGGCGAGGTGCGCGAGGCATGGCTGCGCACGCTGGTAGAAGATATTGTCGCCCGTAAAGCCGCTGGGCAGCAGATCATCATTGTATCATCTGGCGCGATCGCGCTTGGGGCTCGTCGACTGAAACTGCCCAAGGGCGGACGCGGCAGCCTGGAGGATGCGCAGGCAGCGGCTGCGACGGGGCAAATTGCATTGTCACAATGCTGGGCGCGCTTGCTGCAGGACAAGGGCATGACGGCTGCGCAGATACTGGTGACGCTCGACGATCTTGAGCATCGCCGACGCTATCTCAACGCATCGGCCACCCTAGAGCGGCTGATGGCACTGGACGTCGTTCCGGTCGTGAACGAGAATGACAGCGTGGCGACAGCCGAGATCCGCTTCGGCGACAACGACCGGCTGGCGGCGCGCATCGGACAGGCGGCACGGGCCGACGCGGTCGTGCTGCTTTCCGATGTCGATGGGCTTTACACCGCGAACCCGCACGTCGATGCGAGCGCGATGTTGATACAGACAATCGAGCGCATAGACGCGCGGATCGCCGGAATGGCGGACGGCGGATCGGCTTCCGGCATGGGTTCAGGCGGCATGACGTCCAAGATTGAGGCGGCGCGGATCGCAACGGGAGCAGGGGCGCATCTGGCGATTATCTCGGGCAAGGTGGACAGCCCCTTATCCCACTGGAGTAATGGCGGGCGAGGATCGATCTTCCTGGCCGCGCCTGCGAAGCGCGCACGCAAGGGATGGCTCGCCGGACGGCTGATGGTGCGCGGGCGGATCATCATCGATTCGGGAGCGGAAAAAGCGCTGGGCCGCGGAAACAGCTTGCTGCCCGCGGGTGTGGCAAGAGTCGAGGGAGCATTCGCGCGCGGCGATGTCGTGGATATCATCGGCCCGGAAGGGCAAGTGATCGCTCGCGGTCTCAGCGAATATGACAGCGAGGAAGCAGCCCGGATTGCTGGCAAGCGCAGCGAGGATATAGCCGCCCTGCTGGGGCACCTGCCTCGCTCCGTCCTGGTCCATCGCGACCATTTGGCGATGGTCTGA
- the obgE gene encoding GTPase ObgE — MHFLDQAKIYIKSGWGGPGAVSFRREKYVEYGGPDGGNGGKGGDIIFEAVAGLNTLIDFRYTQHFKAQRGLPGAGKNRYGAGGEDLVIKVPVGTQILSDPQPIEGTEDEDGYPDYEEQELLADFTEVGQRLVLLRGGDGGRGNLSYKTSTNRAPRQHGTGWPGQEMWVWLRLKLLADVGLVGMPNAGKSTFINQVTNTKAKVGAYAFTTTKPQLGVVLHRDREFVLADIPGLIAGAAEGAGIGDRFLGHIERCRVLLHLVDATGDDPVEQFRIVQDELAAYDEGLEDKPQIVALNKGDLLGQELMEDIAAQLREEAGVEDVFIISGATGEGVPALLDAVLPLLTEPKAEESADGEGDAPWSPI, encoded by the coding sequence ATGCATTTCCTGGATCAAGCAAAGATTTACATTAAATCCGGCTGGGGCGGCCCCGGCGCGGTCAGTTTCCGGCGGGAAAAATATGTCGAATATGGCGGCCCCGACGGCGGCAATGGCGGCAAGGGCGGAGACATTATCTTTGAAGCCGTCGCCGGGCTGAACACCCTAATCGACTTCCGCTATACTCAGCATTTCAAAGCGCAGCGAGGGCTGCCCGGCGCAGGCAAGAATCGCTACGGCGCGGGTGGCGAGGATCTCGTCATCAAAGTGCCCGTAGGCACCCAGATTCTGTCCGACCCCCAGCCCATCGAAGGCACGGAGGATGAGGACGGCTATCCTGATTATGAGGAGCAGGAACTGCTCGCGGATTTCACGGAAGTCGGGCAGCGCTTGGTGCTGCTCCGCGGCGGCGACGGCGGGCGCGGCAATCTATCTTACAAGACGAGCACCAACCGCGCGCCCCGGCAACATGGCACCGGCTGGCCGGGTCAGGAAATGTGGGTGTGGCTGCGGCTGAAGTTGCTTGCCGATGTAGGGTTGGTGGGCATGCCCAACGCTGGCAAGTCGACCTTCATCAATCAGGTGACGAACACCAAAGCGAAGGTCGGAGCCTATGCCTTCACCACGACCAAGCCTCAGCTCGGCGTCGTGCTGCACCGCGATCGCGAATTCGTGCTGGCCGACATTCCGGGGCTGATTGCGGGCGCCGCCGAGGGAGCCGGGATTGGCGACCGTTTCCTTGGCCATATCGAACGCTGTCGCGTGCTGCTGCACTTGGTGGATGCGACAGGCGACGATCCCGTCGAGCAGTTCCGGATCGTGCAGGACGAACTCGCCGCATATGATGAAGGTCTGGAAGACAAGCCGCAGATCGTAGCGCTCAACAAAGGCGACTTGTTGGGCCAGGAATTGATGGAGGACATCGCTGCCCAGCTTCGCGAAGAAGCCGGTGTGGAGGATGTGTTCATCATATCTGGGGCCACCGGTGAGGGCGTCCCCGCGCTGCTCGATGCGGTTCTGCCGTTGCTGACGGAACCCAAGGCAGAGGAGTCGGCCGATGGGGAAGGTGACGCACCATGGTCGCCCATTTGA
- a CDS encoding GNAT family N-acetyltransferase — MFARTPRLLLRPGWMEDAPALAEAIGEQAILRNLTRAPALYGVDDARAFLSLPHDSRLPRLLAFSRTRGAPRLVGGCGLHLAEDGAPEIGYWIARPYWGLGFATEAASAVLNMARAAGVNGIAAAYFADNPASGNVLRKLGFRYTGRVEQRYSPARGTTAECLVFEEGVAGRMMTDPAMDLYEDAMPALAA, encoded by the coding sequence ATGTTCGCCCGTACCCCTCGCCTACTCTTGAGACCTGGCTGGATGGAAGATGCGCCTGCGCTGGCCGAGGCGATCGGCGAGCAGGCGATCCTGCGCAATTTGACGAGGGCACCTGCGCTCTATGGCGTCGATGACGCCCGCGCCTTCCTTTCGCTACCGCACGACTCGCGCCTCCCGCGATTGCTGGCTTTTTCTCGTACCCGGGGAGCGCCACGGCTCGTCGGTGGCTGCGGGCTGCATCTCGCCGAAGATGGTGCGCCGGAGATCGGCTACTGGATCGCTCGCCCTTATTGGGGCTTGGGCTTCGCCACCGAGGCGGCAAGTGCGGTGCTGAACATGGCGCGCGCGGCAGGCGTTAACGGCATCGCCGCGGCATATTTCGCTGACAATCCTGCATCGGGCAACGTACTGCGCAAACTCGGCTTCCGCTACACGGGGCGTGTTGAGCAGCGATACAGCCCCGCGCGCGGGACGACGGCCGAGTGCCTGGTCTTCGAAGAAGGCGTGGCCGGACGAATGATGACAGATCCCGCCATGGACCTTTATGAAGATGCCATGCCTGCCCTTGCGGCATGA
- the rpmA gene encoding 50S ribosomal protein L27 yields MAHKKAGGSSRNGRDSESKRLGVKKFGGQEVIGGNIIIRQRGTRVYPGRNVGMGKDHTLFALGEGRVVFHTGKLGRKYVSVDAMAEAAE; encoded by the coding sequence ATGGCACATAAGAAAGCTGGCGGTTCGTCGCGTAACGGTCGCGATTCGGAATCGAAGCGCCTTGGTGTGAAGAAGTTCGGCGGTCAGGAAGTGATCGGTGGCAACATCATCATCCGTCAGCGCGGCACGCGCGTCTATCCGGGCCGCAACGTAGGCATGGGTAAGGACCATACGCTTTTCGCGCTGGGTGAAGGCCGCGTGGTATTCCACACCGGCAAGCTCGGCCGCAAATATGTGTCGGTCGATGCGATGGCCGAAGCAGCCGAATAA
- the rplU gene encoding 50S ribosomal protein L21, with translation MFAVVRTGGKQYRVAAGDKIVVEKLAGEAGDKVTLGDVLFAGEGSDVKDASKLTVAAEIIAQAKGEKVIVFKKRRRHNYRRRNGHRQNHTILKIVSIA, from the coding sequence ATGTTCGCAGTCGTGCGCACGGGCGGCAAGCAATATCGCGTCGCCGCCGGAGACAAGATCGTCGTTGAGAAGCTGGCCGGTGAGGCTGGTGACAAGGTTACCTTGGGTGACGTCCTGTTCGCCGGTGAAGGCAGCGACGTGAAGGACGCCAGCAAGCTGACCGTTGCCGCAGAAATCATCGCGCAGGCGAAGGGCGAGAAGGTCATCGTTTTCAAGAAGCGCCGTCGGCACAACTACCGTCGCCGCAACGGTCATCGCCAGAATCACACGATCCTCAAGATCGTGTCGATCGCCTGA
- the ybaL gene encoding YbaL family putative K(+) efflux transporter encodes MPHHTPLIGTIVAGLVVAFVMGAIAHRLKLSPLVGYLVAGIIVGPFTPGFVANAGLANELAEIGVILLMFGVGLHFSLRDLLSVKNIAVPGAIGQIAVATLLGIGLSHFMGWPLLGGLVFGLALSVASTVVLLRALQGADLVKTRRGRIAVGWLIVEDLVMVLALVLLPALAGVMNNADASAGAGALFGPLLGTLLKVTGFVALMLIVGRRVIPWALHWVVHSGSRELFRLAVLAIALGVAFGAAVAFDVSFALGAFFAGMILGETPLSRRAAEETLPLRDAFAVLFFVSVGMLFNPAVLVQQPLPLLATVAIIIIGKSIAAFVIVRAFGYTGETALTIAASLAQIGEFSFILASLGTGLGILPAEARDLILAGAIVSIFLNPLIFSLIVRKHKPEDDEELTEKAQVTRRIGHVILVGYGRVGKMIASRLAERHAHLVVVEGDHERAEEAEEAGLSVVRGSALEDRHLIAAGICEARRLLIAVPEGFEGGAIHQHARHLNPNIQVIARAHSDAEVVHLEGLGVPHIVMGERELAAKMLSLCGAG; translated from the coding sequence ATGCCTCATCATACGCCTCTGATCGGAACGATCGTTGCGGGCCTTGTCGTTGCTTTCGTCATGGGCGCCATCGCCCATCGCCTGAAATTGTCTCCATTGGTCGGCTACCTTGTCGCGGGTATCATCGTCGGTCCTTTCACACCCGGTTTTGTCGCCAATGCAGGACTGGCCAATGAACTTGCCGAGATCGGCGTTATTCTGCTGATGTTCGGCGTCGGCCTCCACTTTTCGTTGCGTGACCTGCTTTCGGTGAAGAATATCGCGGTTCCCGGCGCGATTGGCCAGATTGCCGTGGCGACATTGCTGGGCATTGGCCTTTCCCATTTCATGGGATGGCCCCTGCTGGGCGGCCTAGTGTTCGGCCTAGCTTTGTCGGTCGCCAGCACCGTTGTCCTTTTACGCGCGCTGCAAGGCGCTGACCTGGTGAAGACGCGCCGCGGGCGAATCGCTGTTGGCTGGCTGATCGTCGAGGATCTGGTGATGGTGCTGGCGCTGGTCCTGTTGCCCGCACTGGCCGGGGTCATGAACAATGCGGATGCATCGGCGGGAGCGGGGGCGCTGTTCGGGCCGTTGCTCGGCACACTGCTGAAGGTGACCGGCTTCGTCGCATTGATGCTGATCGTGGGTCGCCGGGTCATCCCCTGGGCGCTGCACTGGGTCGTGCATAGCGGATCGCGGGAACTGTTCCGTCTCGCGGTCCTGGCGATCGCGCTCGGCGTCGCTTTCGGTGCAGCGGTTGCTTTTGATGTGTCCTTCGCGCTTGGAGCCTTCTTTGCGGGCATGATCCTGGGGGAGACACCCCTCAGTCGGCGCGCCGCGGAGGAAACTCTACCGCTACGCGATGCGTTCGCGGTCCTTTTCTTCGTCTCGGTGGGCATGCTGTTCAATCCGGCCGTGTTGGTCCAACAGCCCTTGCCCCTACTTGCGACGGTGGCGATCATCATCATTGGCAAGTCCATTGCCGCCTTCGTAATCGTTCGAGCTTTTGGCTACACTGGTGAGACGGCGCTAACCATCGCGGCAAGCCTCGCCCAGATCGGTGAATTTTCGTTCATTCTCGCCTCGCTGGGGACTGGCCTTGGCATCTTGCCTGCCGAAGCGCGGGACCTGATCTTGGCCGGTGCTATCGTTTCGATCTTCCTCAATCCGCTGATCTTTTCGCTGATCGTGCGCAAGCATAAGCCGGAGGACGATGAGGAGCTTACCGAAAAGGCGCAGGTGACGCGCCGGATCGGCCATGTCATCCTGGTCGGCTACGGCCGCGTCGGCAAGATGATCGCATCTCGTCTGGCCGAGCGGCATGCGCATCTGGTGGTTGTCGAAGGAGATCACGAGCGGGCGGAGGAAGCGGAGGAGGCGGGGCTGTCGGTCGTGCGCGGCAGCGCGCTGGAGGACCGTCATCTCATTGCAGCGGGTATTTGCGAAGCGCGCCGCTTGTTGATCGCAGTGCCGGAGGGCTTTGAGGGTGGCGCAATCCACCAGCATGCCCGCCACCTGAACCCGAACATCCAAGTTATCGCCCGCGCCCATTCGGATGCGGAAGTCGTGCATCTGGAAGGGTTGGGCGTTCCCCACATCGTCATGGGGGAACGCGAACTGGCCGCCAAAATGCTGTCGCTCTGCGGCGCGGGATGA
- a CDS encoding DEAD/DEAH box helicase: protein MSFEHLPPLLSGALTRKGYEQLTPVQAEVTQPENEGRDLIVSAQTGSGKTVAFGLAMAGELLGEQSRLPVASKPLALAIAPTRELALQVSRELEWLYGEARARIATCVGGMDAAKERRALSHGAHIVVGTPGRLRDHLERGALDLSGLKTVVLDEADEMLDMGFREDLEEILDGAPEDRRTLLFSATMPKPIVALAKRYQKDALRISTVSDERGHGDISYQAVTVAPADIENAVVNLLRYHEAETAILFCATRDNVRHLHASLTERGFAAVALSGEHSQNERNHALQALRDRRARVCVATDVAARGIDLPNLSLVVHVEIPRDAETMQHRSGRTGRAGKKGTAVLIVPYPRRRRVESMLRGAKIPVEWGTPPSKEAIQEQDNARLRASLMEKAELDEQDWALGAELLAEKSAKEIAAMLVKSARSALPAPEELLDRSEAPARQEGPRPGFEDTIWFRMDIGRNQNADPRWILPLICRRGHVSRQDIGAIRIAANETMFEIPSAIAAKFVGAVKRTGQASDEGAEVAIEQIEGKPREMARENRREGPRGKGRPNAERGPRPPAHSPRPFKGGPKRGGPRKPRV from the coding sequence ATGTCTTTTGAACATCTCCCTCCCCTGCTTTCCGGCGCTTTGACACGGAAAGGCTATGAACAGCTGACCCCCGTCCAGGCCGAGGTCACGCAACCCGAAAACGAAGGTCGCGACCTCATCGTCTCGGCACAGACCGGCTCGGGCAAGACGGTTGCGTTCGGCCTCGCCATGGCGGGTGAACTCCTTGGCGAACAAAGCCGCCTGCCGGTCGCCAGCAAGCCGCTCGCACTGGCCATCGCGCCCACGCGCGAACTGGCGCTGCAGGTGAGCCGCGAACTGGAATGGCTCTATGGTGAGGCTCGCGCTCGCATCGCCACCTGCGTCGGCGGCATGGACGCCGCAAAGGAACGCCGCGCACTCAGCCATGGCGCGCACATTGTCGTCGGCACGCCGGGCCGTCTGCGCGACCATTTGGAGCGCGGTGCCCTCGATCTCTCCGGTCTCAAGACCGTGGTGCTCGACGAAGCCGACGAAATGCTCGACATGGGCTTCCGCGAGGATCTGGAAGAAATTCTCGACGGCGCGCCCGAGGATCGCCGCACCCTTCTCTTCTCCGCCACTATGCCCAAGCCGATCGTCGCCCTCGCCAAGCGCTATCAGAAGGACGCGCTGCGCATCTCGACGGTCAGTGATGAGCGCGGTCACGGCGACATCAGCTATCAGGCCGTGACCGTCGCCCCGGCGGACATCGAAAATGCGGTGGTCAACCTACTACGCTATCATGAGGCGGAAACAGCGATCCTCTTCTGCGCCACCCGTGACAATGTACGCCATCTCCATGCCAGCCTCACCGAACGCGGCTTCGCGGCCGTCGCGCTCTCGGGCGAGCACAGCCAGAATGAGCGCAACCATGCGCTTCAGGCGCTGCGCGACCGCCGCGCACGGGTCTGCGTGGCGACCGACGTCGCCGCTCGCGGCATCGACTTGCCCAATCTCAGCCTCGTGGTCCACGTGGAAATTCCCCGTGACGCGGAAACGATGCAGCACCGCTCGGGTCGCACCGGGCGTGCGGGTAAGAAGGGAACGGCGGTACTCATCGTCCCCTACCCGCGCCGCCGCCGCGTCGAATCCATGCTGCGGGGCGCTAAAATCCCCGTCGAATGGGGCACTCCGCCGAGTAAGGAAGCCATTCAGGAGCAGGACAATGCCCGCCTGCGCGCCAGCCTGATGGAGAAGGCCGAATTGGACGAGCAGGACTGGGCGCTGGGCGCCGAGTTGCTGGCCGAAAAGTCCGCCAAGGAAATCGCCGCGATGCTGGTGAAAAGCGCCCGCTCCGCCCTCCCCGCGCCCGAGGAACTGCTCGACCGCAGCGAGGCGCCTGCGCGCCAGGAAGGGCCGCGTCCCGGCTTTGAGGACACGATATGGTTCCGCATGGACATCGGCCGCAACCAGAATGCCGATCCGCGCTGGATCCTGCCGCTGATCTGCCGTCGCGGCCATGTGTCGCGCCAGGATATCGGCGCGATCCGCATCGCCGCCAATGAAACAATGTTCGAGATCCCTTCGGCCATTGCGGCGAAGTTCGTCGGCGCGGTGAAGCGCACCGGCCAAGCCAGTGACGAGGGCGCGGAAGTCGCGATCGAGCAAATCGAAGGCAAGCCGCGCGAAATGGCTCGCGAGAACCGGCGGGAGGGGCCCCGCGGCAAGGGGCGTCCCAACGCCGAACGCGGCCCCCGTCCTCCCGCGCACAGTCCACGCCCATTCAAGGGTGGTCCCAAGCGCGGCGGTCCTCGAAAACCCCGAGTTTGA
- the rplA gene encoding 50S ribosomal protein L1 gives MAKLSKKAKALATAVDREKLHGVDEALGLIKTHATAKFDESVEIAINLGVDPRHADQMVRGVVTLPAGTGKDVRVAVFARGDKAEAATAAGADIVGAEDLLDSIQAGNIDFQRVIATPDMMGLVGRLGKVLGPKGLMPNPKLGTVTPNVAEAVKAAKGGQIEFRVEKAGIIHAGLGKASFSAEDLRKNFDAFVDAIVKAKPSGSKGKYVRKIALSSSMGPGVKVDVAEVASV, from the coding sequence ATGGCAAAGCTGAGCAAGAAGGCGAAGGCCCTGGCCACCGCCGTTGACCGGGAAAAGCTGCACGGCGTTGACGAAGCGCTGGGCCTGATCAAGACCCACGCGACCGCCAAGTTCGACGAAAGCGTCGAAATCGCGATCAACCTGGGCGTCGATCCGCGTCACGCCGACCAGATGGTCCGTGGCGTCGTCACCCTGCCCGCCGGCACCGGCAAGGACGTCCGCGTCGCCGTGTTCGCCCGCGGCGACAAGGCTGAAGCCGCGACCGCCGCTGGCGCCGACATCGTGGGCGCTGAGGATCTGCTCGACAGCATCCAGGCCGGCAACATCGACTTCCAACGCGTGATCGCCACCCCCGACATGATGGGTCTGGTCGGTCGCCTGGGTAAGGTTCTGGGTCCCAAGGGCCTGATGCCGAATCCGAAGCTGGGCACCGTGACGCCGAACGTCGCCGAAGCGGTCAAGGCTGCCAAGGGCGGTCAGATCGAATTCCGCGTCGAAAAGGCTGGCATCATCCACGCCGGTCTGGGCAAGGCGAGCTTCTCGGCCGAAGATCTGCGCAAGAATTTCGACGCTTTCGTTGACGCGATCGTCAAGGCGAAGCCGTCGGGTTCGAAGGGCAAGTACGTCCGCAAGATCGCCCTGTCGTCCTCGATGGGCCCCGGCGTGAAGGTCGATGTAGCGGAAGTCGCTTCGGTCTGA
- the rplK gene encoding 50S ribosomal protein L11 yields MAKKITGYIKLQVPAGAANPSPPIGPALGQRGVNIMEFCKAFNASTEKMDKGTPLPTIITVYADRSFSFVTKQPPATYLIKKAVNLKSGSKEPGKVVAGKITRAQLAEIAQAKMVDLNANDIDAATKIIEGSARAMGLEVVEG; encoded by the coding sequence ATGGCCAAGAAGATTACGGGCTATATCAAGCTCCAGGTGCCCGCTGGAGCCGCCAACCCCTCGCCGCCGATCGGTCCGGCGCTGGGTCAGCGCGGTGTGAACATCATGGAATTCTGCAAGGCGTTCAACGCCTCGACGGAAAAGATGGACAAGGGCACCCCGCTGCCGACCATCATCACCGTCTATGCGGACCGTTCGTTCAGCTTCGTCACGAAGCAGCCGCCCGCCACTTACCTGATCAAGAAGGCCGTCAACCTGAAGTCGGGTTCCAAGGAACCGGGCAAGGTTGTCGCCGGCAAGATCACCCGCGCCCAGCTCGCCGAAATCGCGCAGGCCAAGATGGTTGACCTGAACGCGAACGACATCGACGCAGCGACGAAGATCATCGAAGGCTCCGCTCGCGCGATGGGCCTCGAAGTGGTGGAGGGCTAA
- the nusG gene encoding transcription termination/antitermination protein NusG — translation MARWYIIHAYSGFENKVKESILSEAERMGLSQLVEQVEVPTETVTEVKRGKKVQVERKFMPGYVLAKLAMNDDIYHLVKNTPKVTGFLGSSGKPQAISETEAARYFGARKEAEAAPKHKVNVDYEIGDSVKVLDGPFASFNGTVEELDFEKNRVKVSVSIFGRATPVELDFEQVELSK, via the coding sequence ATGGCGCGCTGGTACATCATCCACGCCTATTCGGGCTTCGAAAACAAGGTCAAGGAATCGATCCTGTCCGAAGCCGAGCGCATGGGCCTCTCCCAGTTGGTCGAGCAGGTGGAAGTTCCCACCGAGACCGTGACCGAGGTGAAGCGCGGCAAGAAGGTTCAGGTCGAACGCAAGTTCATGCCGGGCTATGTCCTCGCCAAGCTGGCGATGAACGACGACATCTATCACCTTGTGAAGAACACGCCGAAGGTGACCGGCTTCCTCGGATCGAGCGGCAAGCCGCAGGCGATCAGCGAGACGGAAGCCGCCCGCTATTTCGGCGCCCGCAAGGAAGCCGAGGCTGCGCCCAAGCACAAGGTCAATGTCGATTACGAAATCGGCGACAGCGTCAAGGTTCTGGACGGCCCCTTCGCCAGCTTCAACGGCACCGTCGAGGAACTGGATTTCGAAAAGAACCGCGTCAAGGTGTCCGTGTCGATCTTCGGCCGCGCCACGCCGGTCGAACTGGACTTCGAACAGGTCGAACTGTCGAAGTAA
- the secE gene encoding preprotein translocase subunit SecE — translation MAKVSPGEFVNQVKTEASKIVWPTGRETVMTAVMVGIMTTLLGLFFFGIDTFFGAVVQWLLSFAAGQA, via the coding sequence ATGGCGAAGGTTTCTCCGGGCGAATTCGTCAATCAGGTGAAGACCGAAGCGTCGAAGATCGTGTGGCCCACCGGCCGCGAAACGGTCATGACTGCGGTGATGGTCGGTATCATGACCACGCTGCTCGGCCTCTTCTTCTTCGGCATCGACACCTTTTTCGGCGCGGTCGTTCAGTGGCTGCTGAGCTTCGCTGCCGGACAGGCTTGA